agcggcagcggcggcggcggcggcggcggcggaggaggaggaggaggcggcggcggggCTGCCACCGCGGCGGCCACCGGCTCCCCGGGCGCGCAGCGATCATGGAGAGGGCGGCCCAGAGCACAGACGGCGGCGGTGGCGGGGGCAGCAATAGCAGCAGCCGGAGCAGCAGCCGCGCCACTTCGGCGGGCTCCTCGCCCTCCTGCTCCCTGGCTGGCCGAGGGGTGGCCAGCCGCTCTGGGGCCGCGGGACTGGGCGGCGGGGGCAGCCGCAGCAGTCCCGGCTCGGTGGCGGCTAGCCCGTCCGGAGGAGGCGGCCGAAGGAGGGAGCCGGCGCTCGAGGGCGTGCTCAGCAAATACACCAACCTCCTCCAGGGCTGGCAAAGCAGGTAAGGAGTCCGCCGCTCGCGCCCCCGCGCGCTCCCCGGGTGTGGAACGTGGCGCCACCCGCGGCTGGGGACTGCCTGGACACCTCGTCCTTCCTGCACCCTGGCGGGCGCCGCAGCAGCGGGAGGGAGGCAGGAACCCTGGTTTTCCTTGGGTGCTGAAAGCTGGCAGAATCTGGAGTGGCGTCGGGTGCGCCCTAGGTAGTTCCGGTGTCCTACCTGCTGAGGGTCTCTCACACCCAAGAAGAAGGGTTGAGAGGGACCCGCAGAGAGGGAATGCTCGGTGCCGGGCGCAGAAAGCATTCGGCACTCGTTGTCCAGCACAGTTCTCCCCACTCCGTAGTTCCTGTTAAAGTACGATGTTTGAAATACAACAAGGAACCTGTCACTTGTCATCTTTGGAGTGTCCCGCTCCCAGGGTGTGCATATCCCTTCCCTAGTGGGTGGCTTAACAGCGCAGTTTGTTATTATTCCCCGTTCAGGTGCATGTGAAGTTTCTTTGCTTCCCTCTCAAAGTTGCCAAGCCTTGAATTGGGCGTGGTGGCAGATGCTTGTAATGCTAGGCACTTAAGAGACATGAGGCCAGTGGActtgagtttggggctagcctgggctacatagtgaattccaggctagtcgGAGCCACATCGGGAGAACTTGCCCCAAAAAAGAAGTTGGCAAGTCTAGTGATGGACAGACTTCTGGAAGGATCGGGATGTCAGAGAGTGGAGTTCTCAGCATACATGGGGTGATGAGGTGTGGACTTCTGTTGTATGGAAGGACTTAAGGATCAGGCACAAcggcctctgtctgtctgtctccctttctcccccctcATCCCcccatgtgtgttgtgtgtgtgtctgtatgtgtatgccaGTGTGCCAGTCGCCAGTCTTTGGAGAAACAAACCAAAGTTGAAACATCCATGCAAAGACACCATTGGGGAGAGCATTGTCTTCTCGAACTTCAGTATCCCTGGATCACCATTTGGGACCCTTAATGGTTTGTCCTTGTGAGATTTGAATCCCACCCTAGAGTCTGGCTTATCTTTGCTGGTTGGACCAGATCCCTCTTAGCTCTTCCCGCAGGCTGTTTGGAAATGCTCTGATGGTTTCCAGATGAACCATGGGCTGTCACAGACGTGCGATGGTGCCTGTAGGAAGAGGACTTTGGACGTAATGGGAACCAAGCAGTTCTAGATACAGAACTCTGAGCCTCACCCAGGGTTTCCTTGGAGATCTGTTACTATGTTAGTGAAGTTGCTTTTAACTTCGGAGTCTTCCTCAAAATAGCTTCTTCGGTGTCTGCTcttacctccccccacccctggttttttaaaagctgaaaacAGAGGTAGAGTTTGTAGGAGGGGAGAGATAGGAGATGACTAAGGGTGATTTCATTTCTTGAAAGTTGTGGCTCTGAATGGCAGTTCGAGGTACCTTGTCAGAGACACTTTGAAAGCGTGCTCATGCTTGACACTGCCTCTTCTCTAGCTTCTGGGGCCAGCAGAGCGGCTGCCCTAGATAACTGGTGTCTTCTTTGCCTGGCCATAGTATTTTACCTGCAACATGTATTAAAGGATTTTTCCCTTTGTAGTGGATTTAGGAGGGATTTGGAGTTATGTCCTTTTTACCAGCTTTAAAACCTGCTGTGGTGTTTCAGTTGGAGTCAGAGTTtgagaaacaacagcaacaacaaaatactaAGGGTCACAGACTTAACCTAGGTAAAGTGCCCTGATGTGCATGCACCCTACTGAGCATGGTCAAGGGGGGTCTCAGCCTTTGCCTCACAGCTGCCAATAAATGTTCTCACTCCTCCCAAAGGATTTTCTGTAACGGGGGATGGCTGTGGCCCGGCTTCTGTCCCATGTTGGGATCTCCCTGAACCATGGCCCAAGGTCCATTAGTGGTCTGCGGATGGTTTATGCTGACCCCGTGAGAACACATTGATCCTTTCTCAGGGGGTCTtgtaaaggagaggaggaggaagggagaagaggaccAAAATAGGCACTGTGCAGCGATGGAGACTTTGGTCAGTTATTTCCCTTCACCACAGACATTAATTGAGTATCTTCTATGTGCCAGGCCCTGTGGAAATGGCTGGCGCCACTTGGGAGACAATCACGGGGAATCTTCTCATGAATCGGCTAGGAAACAGACCCAAGGGCAGGGCCAAGGGGGTAGGAGCCCACCTGTAGTAGATTCCGCCTCTCCTTTTTTGGAACAGTATTGAGGTATATCAAATTACatattaaggggctggagagatggctcaatggttcagtggctgttcttccagaggacctgagctcaattccacacggcagctcacaactgtctgtagctctagTTCCCCAGAATCCAATACCCTCATACAGATGCGCATAACACCAATGTCcataacataattaaaaaaaagataaaaaaaaaccaaaaataaggtAAAAGAAGACACTTCAAAAGTATTTGCTTTATTtagctatttgtgtgtgtgtggtgtgtgctcatgtgtgtgtgtggtgtgctcatgtgtgtagaATAGTCACATGTGGAGGTtgaggacaacttgtgaggaGTGGATTatgtccttccaccatgtgggtcccagaatgaaagtcatcaggcttagcagcaggcccctttaccctctgagccgtTATGCCAGTTCCAAAGACCGTTAAACACAGGTTTTAAGCCTGAGTGtgaagagaaagaggcaggtggaAGATCAGAGAGGAGCATGGGGGGCCTCTGAGAGACTGCCTCCTTTTGGTTATTATTGTTTTtgggatagggtctcatgtagcccaggttggcctcagattcAGTGAGCGTAATCGAAGCAGGCTGAAAACATCTCTAATAGTCTTCTCTAATTCATAGTCACACATTGTTCAAGAAGACATTCAGAAACTGAACATGGGACTCAAGCctgtagtcccaacacttgggaggctgaggcaggaagatgacagGCAGTTTAAggcttgcctgggctacagagtaaggctttgtctttaaaaaaaaaaatcatatttacaGGATGACTTTAAGggataaattctttttaaaaaattaattacttttttatgtgtatgagtgctttgaaaaggattttatttatttatttatttgatacatatgatgagtacactgtcgctgtcttcagacacaccagaagagggcatcagatcccattatagatggtcgtgagccaccacgtggttgctggggattgaactcaggacctctggaagagcagtcactgcttttaactgctgagccatctctgtagaccaggctggccttgaactcagaaatctgcctgcctctgcctcccgagtgctgggattaaaggcgtgcgccaccactgcctggccaagggataagttctttttttttttttttttttttttttttttttatatatccaAAACGTGTTTATTGGGAAGGTTCCCACTCATCTTCAATCAGGGGCTTTCAGTGCTGCTTCCTCCTGAAGGAGCATCCTTCTGTCAGCCTTGCTTTTCCACCTGTAGGCTGACAGAGGACAGTGGAGCAGCCAACACACAAGACTACCGTTTGTGCATGGCTAAAGACCGTGGTGATTTTATAGCATCCTGGGCATTTCACGTCCATAAAGTAGGAATTGGGGCTCTGCACCAGGCgctttttcttgtgtttcctcttctcctcttctggaGAGGGATGAAGGAGATCCTTTGCGAGAGGCATGTTCTCGTAGGGAGGTCGTCACCGCCGGAAAGCAAGGGATAAGTTCTTAACCAAAGCACAGAAGAACTTTTGGAGACggacaggaagggaagggagtgggAAGCTGGAGACAGGCGTTTGTAGGATAACTCAAAATGTGGACTAGTTATGTGGTGGTCACACAGACATCACGAGCA
This portion of the Mus musculus strain C57BL/6J chromosome 9, GRCm38.p6 C57BL/6J genome encodes:
- the Rps27rt gene encoding ribosomal protein S27-like; translated protein: MPLAKDLLHPSPEEEKRKHKKKRLVQSPNSYFMDVKCPGCYKITTVFSHAQTVVLCVGCSTVLCQPTGGKARLTEGCSFRRKQH